One genomic region from Pseudomonas hormoni encodes:
- a CDS encoding 2-keto-3-deoxygluconate permease, producing the protein MAQIPIKRTIERIPGGMMIVPLLIGSLVATFMPDTPKFFGSFTNALFTGALPILAVFYVCMGASINIKATPYLLKKGGTLLITKVGIAVLIGIVLGHFLGEQPISSGLFAGISTLAVVAAMNDTNGGLYMALMGQYGRSEDVGAYSVMSLESGPFLTMVTLGIAGLSAFPWPTLVGSILPLALGMLLGNLDRDMRDFLAKAVPVMIPFFALALGASLDLHNVWQAGLLGLGMGVAVVVLTGIPLFFADRLTGGTGVAGVAAATTAGNAAAVPALIAAANPVYAEAAKSATILVAACVVVTAILAPLLTAAVAKRVQQRNPVVIPEQEIEPQKQEALR; encoded by the coding sequence GTGGCCCAGATTCCTATCAAGCGCACCATAGAACGCATCCCGGGCGGCATGATGATCGTGCCTCTGCTGATCGGTTCGCTGGTCGCCACCTTCATGCCTGACACGCCCAAGTTCTTCGGCTCTTTCACCAACGCGCTGTTCACCGGAGCGTTGCCTATTCTCGCGGTGTTCTATGTGTGCATGGGCGCGAGCATCAACATCAAAGCCACGCCTTACTTGCTCAAGAAGGGCGGCACGCTGCTCATCACTAAAGTTGGTATCGCCGTGCTGATCGGTATCGTGCTCGGGCATTTCCTGGGTGAGCAGCCGATTTCGTCAGGCCTGTTCGCCGGCATCTCGACGCTGGCGGTGGTCGCGGCGATGAACGACACCAACGGCGGTTTGTACATGGCGCTGATGGGTCAGTACGGTCGGTCCGAAGACGTCGGTGCCTACTCGGTCATGTCCCTGGAGTCCGGGCCTTTTCTGACCATGGTCACCCTGGGCATCGCCGGTCTGTCGGCGTTCCCGTGGCCGACGCTGGTGGGCAGCATTCTGCCGCTGGCGCTGGGCATGTTGTTGGGCAATCTCGACCGTGACATGCGTGACTTCCTGGCCAAAGCCGTTCCGGTGATGATCCCGTTCTTCGCCCTGGCACTGGGCGCGAGCCTGGACTTGCATAACGTCTGGCAGGCCGGTTTGCTGGGTCTCGGCATGGGTGTTGCGGTCGTTGTGCTGACTGGCATTCCGCTGTTCTTCGCCGATCGCCTGACCGGTGGCACGGGTGTCGCCGGTGTCGCTGCGGCCACCACCGCCGGGAACGCCGCAGCGGTTCCGGCGCTGATCGCAGCGGCCAATCCGGTTTACGCCGAAGCCGCCAAGAGCGCGACCATATTGGTAGCCGCCTGCGTCGTGGTCACCGCGATCCTCGCCCCGCTGCTCACCGCCGCCGTCGCCAAGCGCGTGCAACAGCGCAACCCCGTCGTCATCCCTGAGCAGGAGATCGAACCTCAAAAGCAGGAGGCGTTGCGATGA
- a CDS encoding oxidoreductase — translation MNTLVHKVFLITGVSSGFGLAFSQAALAAGHTVVGTVRRESERAAFEALDAHRAKAFVLDVTDYPAIEPLVAEILREVGRIDVLVNNAGYGHEGILEESPLAEMQRQFDVNVFGAVAMIKAVLPGMREQRSGHIVNITSMAGFITLPGIAYYSGSKFALEGVSEALAKEVESLGIHVTAVAPGSFRTEWAGRSMIRSGRAFSEYDSVFDPVRKAREEKSGRQAGDPRKAAQALLTLVAAEKPPVHLLLGKDAVRLVREKIARLQAEIDAWEDLSASTEFD, via the coding sequence ATGAACACCCTCGTTCACAAGGTTTTCCTGATTACCGGGGTCAGTTCCGGCTTCGGACTGGCGTTTTCGCAAGCAGCGCTGGCGGCGGGGCATACGGTGGTGGGGACGGTCCGGCGCGAATCCGAGCGTGCTGCGTTCGAAGCGCTGGACGCCCATCGCGCCAAGGCATTCGTGCTCGACGTCACCGATTACCCGGCGATAGAGCCGTTGGTGGCCGAGATCCTGCGCGAAGTGGGTCGGATCGACGTGTTGGTGAACAACGCCGGTTATGGTCATGAGGGGATTCTCGAAGAGTCGCCGTTGGCGGAAATGCAGCGCCAGTTCGACGTTAACGTGTTTGGCGCGGTCGCCATGATCAAGGCGGTTCTGCCCGGCATGCGTGAGCAGCGTAGCGGGCACATCGTCAACATTACCTCCATGGCGGGCTTCATCACTTTGCCGGGTATCGCTTACTACAGCGGCAGCAAATTCGCCCTTGAAGGTGTGAGTGAAGCGTTGGCCAAGGAAGTGGAAAGTTTGGGTATCCACGTGACGGCTGTGGCGCCGGGCTCGTTTCGTACTGAGTGGGCGGGGCGCTCGATGATTCGGTCGGGTCGCGCTTTTAGTGAATACGACTCGGTGTTTGATCCGGTGCGTAAGGCGCGTGAAGAGAAGAGTGGTAGGCAGGCGGGGGATCCGCGCAAGGCGGCGCAGGCATTGCTGACCCTGGTGGCGGCTGAGAAACCGCCGGTTCATTTGTTACTGGGTAAGGATGCGGTGAGATTGGTGCGGGAAAAAATTGCGCGGCTTCAGGCGGAGATTGATGCTTGGGAGGACCTTTCTGCGTCGACGGAGTTCGACTGA
- a CDS encoding type II toxin-antitoxin system YafQ family toxin codes for MAKPEKKQKRAELPRQCAQTSEFKKSWERYKRAERRDMNEVRQVMVMLFLGEPLPPEYLDHALTGEWTGFRECHIGGDFLMIYEHTRSDLITFVDLGSHSELFK; via the coding sequence ATGGCGAAACCGGAGAAAAAGCAGAAGCGCGCTGAGCTACCCAGGCAGTGCGCGCAAACGTCAGAATTCAAGAAGTCTTGGGAGCGTTACAAGCGTGCCGAGCGCCGTGACATGAATGAAGTTCGCCAAGTGATGGTCATGCTGTTTCTGGGTGAACCGCTGCCACCGGAATACTTGGACCATGCGCTGACGGGTGAGTGGACTGGTTTTCGAGAGTGTCATATAGGCGGTGATTTCTTGATGATTTACGAGCACACGCGCTCCGATCTAATCACATTTGTCGATCTCGGAAGTCATTCAGAGCTGTTCAAGTAG
- a CDS encoding tautomerase family protein, with translation MPFVSVRITRDGVTSEQKAQVIAEITETLERVLKKDPHLTHIVIEEVDTDNWGYAGITTTQYRKQLAEKEGKS, from the coding sequence ATGCCTTTCGTAAGCGTACGCATTACCCGCGATGGCGTTACCTCTGAGCAGAAAGCTCAGGTGATCGCTGAAATCACTGAAACACTGGAACGTGTCCTCAAGAAGGACCCGCACCTGACCCACATCGTGATCGAAGAAGTCGACACCGATAACTGGGGTTACGCCGGCATCACCACCACCCAGTACCGCAAGCAACTGGCTGAGAAGGAGGGCAAGTCGTGA
- a CDS encoding class I SAM-dependent methyltransferase, whose product MKDALICLKSDLKFFVKNTAANFLGVEIRRAKPKTSHAQSKVPKNAIKKLIKDKGFAVIDGQASWFYTAYERGDHDPLTNFALDYIIKGFKKDSRILVTGCGTGIMALHLEDQGFQHVSGFDYLDECVDVANSIAKMGSYKADFYQADGFAPTFKHEGYDVITAMHWVFSAWMGNYGNEQLHSGITSDELREKLLTEFLSPYASKLNTGGVIIVELTDAVSDYRISTDHFMGDYSLKIYPIRHTPNQVEKCASSVGLKVIQKNLSVSYGHHPRTQYILQRV is encoded by the coding sequence ATGAAAGATGCGCTTATTTGTTTGAAAAGTGATCTCAAGTTTTTTGTAAAGAACACTGCAGCAAATTTTCTAGGTGTCGAGATTCGCCGGGCGAAGCCAAAAACTTCCCATGCGCAAAGTAAAGTTCCAAAAAACGCGATCAAGAAGCTGATCAAGGATAAGGGCTTTGCCGTCATCGACGGACAGGCATCGTGGTTCTATACAGCATATGAGCGAGGCGACCATGACCCGCTCACGAACTTTGCTCTCGACTACATCATCAAAGGATTCAAAAAAGACTCCCGCATCCTAGTGACAGGCTGTGGCACGGGAATCATGGCGCTCCATCTTGAAGACCAAGGGTTCCAGCATGTCAGTGGCTTCGACTATCTGGATGAGTGTGTTGATGTCGCCAATTCGATTGCCAAGATGGGGAGTTACAAAGCTGACTTCTACCAGGCTGATGGATTCGCTCCCACCTTCAAACACGAAGGCTATGACGTAATTACCGCCATGCACTGGGTTTTCTCTGCCTGGATGGGTAACTACGGAAACGAGCAATTGCACTCCGGAATCACTTCCGACGAACTTCGGGAAAAGCTGCTAACAGAGTTTCTTTCACCTTATGCCAGCAAGTTGAACACTGGCGGCGTGATCATTGTGGAATTGACCGATGCCGTATCCGACTACCGCATTTCGACTGACCACTTCATGGGTGACTACTCTCTGAAGATCTACCCGATCCGCCATACCCCGAACCAGGTCGAGAAGTGCGCTTCCAGTGTTGGCCTGAAAGTGATTCAAAAGAACCTCAGTGTCAGCTACGGGCATCACCCGCGAACGCAATACATCCTTCAACGAGTCTGA
- a CDS encoding OprD family porin, with product MNKRISLIALGMLSATQAMANDQAESKGFVEDSSLKVLLRNAYINRDYKDGRPDKAEWGQAAIGTFSSGFTQGTVGVGVDAFGLYALRLDGGKGRTGAQGIDFFKKGDSGNAADDLSKGGAAVKFRVSSTTLTYGDQMPVLPVLSYDNVRLLPESYTGTMITSKEIKGLELNAGRFTAESRKSAEGRDSGGLKSINVLGGSYQFTEQFKAAVYASDVEDVLKKQYVNANYVFPIDKDQSLTLDFNGYRTKLEDSYVRQSGATGDDNKIWSLAATFATGPHSFTVAHQRSTGDSNLGYAYGGYQKDQGRVGDGGNTIYLANSYWSDFNAEDERSWQVGYGLDFSTFGVPGLSYNVAYVRGDNITTSTSEGGTEREIFNQFKYVVQSGPAKDLSVKLRSSILRVAQKSSEYNVSGNEVRVFVDYPINIF from the coding sequence ATGAACAAGCGAATCAGCCTGATCGCTCTGGGGATGTTGAGCGCTACACAGGCCATGGCTAACGACCAGGCCGAATCCAAGGGTTTTGTTGAAGACAGCAGCCTCAAAGTGCTGCTGCGCAATGCCTACATCAATCGTGACTACAAAGACGGCCGACCGGACAAAGCCGAGTGGGGCCAGGCGGCCATCGGTACGTTCTCGTCCGGTTTCACCCAAGGCACCGTCGGTGTGGGTGTGGACGCGTTCGGTCTGTACGCACTGCGTCTGGATGGCGGCAAAGGTCGCACCGGCGCACAAGGTATCGACTTCTTCAAAAAGGGCGACAGTGGCAACGCGGCTGATGACCTGTCCAAAGGCGGCGCGGCGGTCAAATTCCGTGTCTCCAGCACTACGCTGACTTACGGCGACCAGATGCCGGTCCTGCCGGTGTTGAGCTACGACAACGTGCGTCTGCTGCCGGAAAGCTACACCGGCACCATGATCACCTCCAAGGAGATCAAAGGCCTGGAGTTGAACGCCGGTCGCTTCACCGCCGAATCGCGCAAGAGCGCGGAAGGCCGTGACAGCGGCGGTCTGAAGTCGATCAACGTGTTGGGCGGTAGCTACCAGTTCACCGAACAGTTCAAGGCTGCGGTGTACGCGTCTGACGTTGAAGACGTGTTGAAGAAGCAATACGTGAACGCCAACTACGTGTTCCCGATCGACAAGGATCAGTCCCTGACCCTCGACTTCAACGGCTACCGCACCAAGCTTGAAGATTCCTACGTCCGTCAAAGCGGTGCTACCGGTGACGACAACAAGATCTGGAGCCTGGCAGCGACCTTCGCCACCGGCCCACACTCGTTCACCGTCGCGCACCAGCGCAGCACCGGCGACAGCAACCTGGGCTACGCCTACGGCGGCTATCAGAAGGATCAAGGTCGCGTCGGCGATGGCGGCAACACCATCTACCTGGCGAACTCCTACTGGTCCGACTTCAACGCCGAAGACGAACGCAGCTGGCAGGTGGGTTACGGCCTGGACTTCAGCACTTTTGGCGTCCCAGGTCTGAGCTACAACGTGGCTTACGTGCGCGGCGACAACATCACCACCTCCACCAGCGAAGGCGGTACCGAGCGCGAAATCTTCAACCAGTTCAAGTACGTCGTGCAAAGCGGCCCGGCCAAAGACCTGAGCGTGAAACTGCGCAGCTCGATCCTGCGTGTGGCGCAGAAATCCAGCGAGTACAACGTCAGCGGCAACGAAGTGCGGGTGTTCGTGGATTATCCGATCAACATTTTCTGA
- a CDS encoding DsbA family oxidoreductase, with the protein MTASVSIDFISDVVCPWCALGATALEQAIANVAGEVSVELTYKPFELNPNMPPEGEKAVEHLMRKYGRTAEDVAAGKAMQIARGEAIGFTFDLEKRSHFYNTFDAHRLLLWALQEGRQVALKKILLRGYFTDGQNPSDRETLVRLAAEAGLDAAAAQEVLTSGAFAKEVRELEAFYQQRGINSVPAMILNGRHLVSGSQSVEYYEQMLRQMAKEPAEA; encoded by the coding sequence GTGACTGCATCGGTCTCCATCGATTTCATTTCCGACGTGGTGTGCCCTTGGTGTGCATTGGGCGCGACGGCGTTAGAGCAAGCGATCGCGAACGTGGCCGGTGAAGTCTCGGTGGAGCTGACCTACAAGCCCTTCGAGTTGAACCCGAACATGCCGCCGGAAGGCGAGAAAGCCGTCGAGCATTTGATGCGTAAATACGGCCGCACTGCCGAGGACGTCGCCGCTGGTAAGGCCATGCAGATCGCTCGCGGCGAGGCCATTGGCTTTACCTTCGATCTGGAGAAGCGCAGCCACTTCTACAACACGTTTGATGCGCATCGATTGCTGTTGTGGGCGTTGCAGGAAGGGCGGCAGGTTGCACTGAAGAAGATCCTGCTGCGCGGTTACTTCACTGACGGCCAGAACCCGAGCGATCGCGAGACGCTGGTTCGACTGGCAGCGGAAGCGGGACTGGATGCGGCCGCGGCTCAAGAGGTGTTGACGTCCGGTGCGTTCGCCAAAGAAGTGCGTGAACTCGAAGCGTTTTACCAGCAGCGCGGCATCAACTCGGTACCGGCCATGATCCTTAACGGTCGTCACCTGGTGTCCGGTTCACAGTCGGTCGAGTACTACGAACAGATGTTGAGACAAATGGCGAAGGAACCCGCCGAAGCCTGA
- a CDS encoding four-carbon acid sugar kinase family protein, whose translation MRILIIADDLSGAADCAIGFASVGMQTVVTLDPLNDKADAQVIAADTDTRRLSPERAAERTVAAFKALHQPGQRLYKKIDSTLRGNWAAEVAALQPLAGLAIVAPAFPATGRTLRGGRVFVNGQPLETTDTWKLENSDRPADVEAMLIAAGLSTAKLDLDTLRGNENALAHHIAEVARSGTQALIVDAQTEDDLLTLARLTASMDQPLFWIGSGGLAREIASLADFSEARLTAIEPTAQEKSQAPILILVGSLSVVCERQCALLKERGGVSELVVPPQVLRQGTTHGDWAMWQARIGEQLDGWSDLLLRIGRDEAFDPQEGAQLSTMLAILVEPHFAKVGGLIATGGETARAILTTVGIDSLQLLTEIEAGVAFARPTVSRQGHRPGIVTKAGAFGTDNALYAAWQHLSDSADRSPPQRTRIQGLE comes from the coding sequence ATGAGGATTCTGATCATCGCGGATGATCTGTCCGGCGCGGCGGATTGCGCCATCGGCTTTGCGAGCGTGGGAATGCAAACGGTCGTCACGCTCGATCCCTTGAACGACAAGGCCGATGCTCAGGTGATTGCCGCCGATACGGACACTCGGCGCCTGTCACCTGAGCGGGCCGCCGAGCGCACCGTCGCTGCATTCAAGGCGCTGCATCAGCCGGGGCAGCGGCTGTACAAGAAAATCGATTCGACCTTGCGCGGCAACTGGGCGGCGGAAGTCGCCGCCTTGCAACCCTTGGCCGGCCTGGCCATCGTCGCCCCGGCGTTCCCCGCTACGGGGCGCACGCTGCGCGGCGGTCGGGTGTTCGTGAACGGCCAGCCGCTGGAAACCACCGACACCTGGAAACTGGAAAACTCTGATCGTCCGGCCGACGTCGAAGCGATGCTCATCGCCGCTGGCCTGAGCACCGCGAAGCTGGACCTCGACACCTTGCGCGGCAACGAAAATGCGCTCGCGCACCACATCGCAGAAGTCGCCCGCAGCGGCACACAAGCGCTGATTGTCGATGCGCAAACCGAAGACGATCTGCTGACCCTCGCTCGCCTGACCGCGTCGATGGATCAGCCGCTGTTCTGGATCGGTTCGGGAGGTCTCGCGCGGGAGATTGCCAGTCTTGCTGATTTCTCCGAAGCACGGCTCACGGCCATCGAACCGACCGCGCAGGAAAAAAGCCAGGCGCCGATTCTGATCCTCGTCGGCAGCCTCTCCGTCGTCTGCGAGCGGCAATGCGCGCTACTCAAGGAACGTGGCGGCGTCAGCGAACTGGTCGTCCCGCCCCAGGTCCTTCGCCAAGGCACAACCCATGGCGACTGGGCGATGTGGCAAGCGCGGATCGGCGAGCAACTGGACGGCTGGAGTGACCTGTTGCTGCGCATCGGTCGCGATGAGGCGTTCGATCCGCAGGAAGGCGCACAACTCTCGACCATGCTGGCCATATTAGTCGAGCCGCACTTCGCCAAGGTCGGCGGTCTGATCGCCACGGGCGGCGAGACGGCACGGGCCATATTGACCACCGTCGGCATCGACAGCCTGCAACTACTCACCGAAATCGAAGCCGGGGTTGCCTTCGCTCGGCCAACTGTTTCCCGGCAAGGCCATCGCCCCGGCATTGTGACCAAGGCCGGCGCGTTCGGCACAGATAACGCCTTGTATGCGGCATGGCAACACTTGAGCGACAGCGCCGATCGCTCCCCGCCCCAACGCACACGAATCCAAGGACTCGAATGA
- a CDS encoding DsbA family protein: MILHYIYDPLCGWCYGAKPLVQAAEAVLPVIAHGGGMMTGANRKNVSPHLRNYVMPHDRRIAEYTAQPFGEAYFEGLLRDETAVFDSAPPIAAVLAAEQIAGRGLALLGRLQSAHYVEGRRIADEAVLFELAHGIGLEPEAFQTAFKNAETDRHIKASRDLLANIGGHGFPTFALELDGQFTLVDIGPWLGKPQAFAAWLSQSLPAQAASSGFQACGLNGCY, from the coding sequence ATGATCCTTCACTACATTTACGACCCGTTGTGCGGCTGGTGCTACGGCGCAAAACCACTGGTGCAAGCCGCCGAGGCAGTTCTGCCGGTGATTGCCCATGGCGGCGGCATGATGACCGGCGCCAACCGCAAGAACGTCTCGCCACACTTGCGCAACTACGTGATGCCCCACGACCGGCGCATTGCCGAGTACACCGCTCAGCCATTCGGCGAAGCTTATTTCGAAGGTTTGCTGCGCGATGAGACGGCGGTGTTCGATTCCGCGCCGCCGATTGCCGCCGTGCTCGCGGCCGAGCAGATCGCTGGCCGTGGACTGGCGTTGCTGGGGCGTTTGCAGAGCGCGCATTACGTGGAGGGTCGGCGCATTGCCGATGAAGCGGTGTTGTTTGAACTCGCCCACGGCATCGGCCTGGAACCTGAAGCTTTCCAGACTGCGTTCAAAAACGCCGAGACCGATCGCCACATCAAGGCCAGTCGCGACCTGTTGGCCAACATCGGTGGCCATGGTTTCCCGACCTTCGCACTGGAGTTGGATGGCCAGTTCACGCTGGTCGACATCGGGCCGTGGCTCGGCAAGCCGCAAGCCTTCGCGGCATGGTTGAGTCAGTCGCTTCCCGCACAAGCCGCTTCCTCCGGCTTTCAAGCCTGTGGGCTCAACGGCTGCTATTAG
- a CDS encoding SDR family NAD(P)-dependent oxidoreductase, which yields MSNSKKVIVITGASQGLGAGMVKAFRDLDYKVVATSRSIKPSTDPDILTVAGDIGNPEVAQKVIREAIARFGRVDTLINNAGIFVAKPFTQYTAEDYANVLSVNLNGFFYITQLAITEMEKNGSGHVVNITTSLVDHAIDGVPSVLASLTKGGLNAATKSLAIEYAKRGIRVNAVSPGIIKTPMHGEETHAALGALHPVGHMGEISDIAQAVVYLDSANFVTGEILHVDGGQSAGH from the coding sequence ATGAGCAATTCGAAAAAAGTCATCGTTATCACTGGCGCCTCCCAAGGTCTCGGCGCAGGCATGGTCAAGGCATTCCGTGATCTGGATTACAAAGTCGTCGCCACTTCGCGTTCGATCAAGCCGTCCACCGATCCGGACATCCTCACCGTGGCCGGCGACATCGGCAACCCGGAAGTCGCTCAAAAAGTCATCCGTGAAGCCATCGCACGTTTCGGCCGCGTCGACACCCTGATCAACAATGCCGGTATCTTCGTCGCCAAACCGTTCACTCAGTACACCGCTGAAGACTACGCGAATGTGTTGTCGGTGAACCTGAACGGCTTCTTCTACATCACCCAACTCGCAATCACCGAGATGGAAAAGAACGGCAGCGGCCACGTCGTCAACATCACCACCAGCCTGGTCGACCACGCCATCGACGGCGTGCCATCGGTATTGGCCTCGCTGACCAAAGGTGGCCTGAACGCGGCAACCAAATCCCTGGCCATCGAATACGCCAAGCGCGGGATTCGGGTGAACGCGGTTTCCCCAGGCATCATCAAAACCCCGATGCACGGTGAAGAAACCCACGCAGCGCTGGGCGCTCTGCACCCGGTCGGGCACATGGGCGAAATCAGCGACATTGCTCAGGCTGTTGTGTACCTGGACAGCGCCAACTTTGTCACTGGCGAAATCCTGCACGTGGATGGTGGGCAGAGCGCCGGTCACTAA
- a CDS encoding DeoR/GlpR family DNA-binding transcription regulator, producing the protein MKASERHRAILDLVRIGDANVEQLSAALGVSEATVRRDLTMLAKQRHLVRTYGGATAVVGVHEPEASLEERKTSQWEQKDAIAQAAAAHVQDGDTVLLDGGTTCAALAHHLCSRQDVHVVTNNLLAVMTLANAPGIRLTLIGGDLRGSSMSTLGPLAELTLSRLSVDKAFLGADGVVAEFGLCEASAQQAYLKECIIKRAAQIVVLADTDKLGRARQQHWTPIEREWRLITGATADEAALAPFHALKQITVETVIVG; encoded by the coding sequence ATGAAAGCCTCCGAACGCCACCGCGCCATCCTCGACCTCGTACGCATTGGCGATGCCAACGTCGAGCAATTGAGCGCGGCGCTCGGGGTTTCGGAAGCGACGGTGCGACGCGACCTCACCATGCTCGCCAAACAGCGACACCTGGTGCGCACCTATGGCGGCGCCACCGCCGTTGTCGGTGTTCATGAGCCGGAAGCCTCCCTCGAAGAACGCAAGACGTCTCAGTGGGAACAGAAAGACGCCATCGCCCAAGCTGCGGCGGCGCATGTCCAGGATGGCGATACCGTCCTGCTCGACGGCGGCACTACCTGCGCCGCATTGGCCCATCATTTGTGCTCGCGACAAGACGTGCATGTGGTCACCAATAACTTGCTCGCCGTAATGACCCTGGCCAATGCGCCGGGTATTCGGCTGACCTTGATCGGCGGAGATTTGCGCGGTTCGAGCATGAGCACGCTGGGGCCGTTGGCCGAGCTGACGTTGAGTCGGTTGAGTGTCGACAAGGCCTTCCTCGGTGCGGATGGCGTGGTTGCGGAATTTGGTTTGTGTGAAGCGAGCGCGCAGCAGGCGTATCTCAAGGAATGCATCATCAAACGGGCGGCGCAAATCGTCGTACTTGCCGACACCGACAAACTCGGCCGCGCCCGCCAGCAACACTGGACGCCGATTGAGCGAGAGTGGCGGTTGATCACCGGTGCCACTGCCGATGAAGCTGCACTTGCACCATTCCATGCCCTCAAGCAAATCACCGTGGAAACCGTGATCGTCGGATAA
- the pdxA gene encoding 4-hydroxythreonine-4-phosphate dehydrogenase PdxA, whose translation MSNYLPIIGITMGDASGVGPEIIVKSLTHDIVYQQCRPLVIGDARRLEQANVIVGGSAKVRRIKDASEARYEAGIIDCIDLDLIPDDLPFGELSPIAGDAAYQYIARAVQLAEASQIDAICTAPLNKEALHAGGHKYPGHTEMLAHLTNVDEVSMMLVAPQLRVIHVTTHIGIIDAIRKIEPGLVQRTIERGNATLIKAGIARPRIGVCGINPHAGENGLFGYGEEEEKIIPAVKLLQERGLDVTGPLPADTLFFRAGRGDFDLVVAMYHDQGHGPVKVLGLEAGVNVTVGLDVIRTSVDHGTAFDIAGKGIADERSLLEALRQGAELATRRG comes from the coding sequence ATGAGCAACTACCTGCCCATCATCGGCATCACCATGGGCGACGCCTCGGGTGTCGGTCCGGAAATCATCGTCAAGAGCCTGACTCACGACATCGTCTACCAGCAATGCCGACCGCTGGTGATTGGTGATGCGCGCCGTCTCGAACAGGCGAATGTCATCGTTGGCGGCAGCGCCAAAGTGCGCCGCATCAAGGACGCCTCCGAGGCGCGGTACGAGGCCGGCATCATCGACTGCATCGACCTCGACCTGATCCCCGACGACCTGCCGTTCGGCGAGCTGTCGCCCATCGCCGGTGACGCCGCCTACCAGTACATCGCCCGTGCGGTGCAACTCGCCGAGGCTAGCCAGATTGATGCCATTTGCACCGCGCCACTCAACAAGGAAGCGTTGCACGCCGGCGGCCATAAGTACCCCGGCCACACCGAAATGCTCGCACACCTGACCAACGTCGACGAAGTGTCGATGATGCTGGTGGCGCCGCAGCTGCGGGTGATTCACGTCACGACCCACATCGGCATCATCGACGCGATCCGCAAGATTGAGCCGGGCCTGGTCCAGCGCACCATCGAGCGTGGCAACGCGACGTTGATCAAGGCCGGCATTGCCAGACCACGCATCGGCGTGTGCGGGATCAACCCGCATGCCGGTGAAAACGGCCTGTTCGGTTATGGCGAAGAGGAAGAAAAAATTATCCCGGCGGTGAAGCTGCTGCAGGAACGCGGCCTCGACGTCACCGGTCCGTTGCCGGCCGACACACTGTTCTTCCGCGCCGGCCGCGGCGACTTCGATCTGGTGGTCGCGATGTATCACGACCAGGGCCACGGCCCGGTCAAAGTGCTCGGTCTTGAAGCAGGCGTGAATGTCACGGTAGGCCTCGACGTGATCCGCACCTCGGTCGACCACGGCACCGCGTTCGACATCGCCGGCAAAGGCATCGCCGATGAACGCAGCCTGCTCGAAGCGCTGCGCCAGGGTGCAGAGTTGGCCACGCGACGGGGATGA
- a CDS encoding type II toxin-antitoxin system RelB/DinJ family antitoxin, translating to MSALLKTTDVRCRIDEDLKARATEVLSACGLSISDAMRLFLRQVVATQGLPFEVRVPSEKTARAMREAREIRQRFDSIDDLLRDADGETGEKAEAR from the coding sequence ATGAGTGCATTGCTGAAGACCACCGACGTGCGTTGTCGCATTGATGAGGATTTGAAAGCGCGTGCTACTGAAGTTTTGAGCGCTTGCGGCCTGAGTATCAGTGATGCGATGCGGCTTTTTCTTCGTCAGGTCGTAGCGACTCAGGGCCTCCCGTTTGAGGTACGCGTACCTTCGGAAAAAACGGCTCGCGCCATGAGGGAAGCACGTGAGATTCGCCAGCGGTTCGACTCGATAGACGACTTGCTGAGGGACGCTGATGGCGAAACCGGAGAAAAAGCAGAAGCGCGCTGA